A genome region from Deinococcus sp. KNUC1210 includes the following:
- a CDS encoding FAD-dependent oxidoreductase, with translation MGGGYIGLEMAEALKRRGLSVVMLEAGPEPAGRMLDPVNRRLVRGELERQGIDLRTGVTVEGLTAKAGRVTGVQTSAGRVRADLVLVAVGVRPKVELARSAGVRLGQTGAVRVNARQQTSVPDIYAAGDNCESLHRVSRKRVHVPLGLTANRMGRVAGVNMAGGEARFPGIVGTGIFRVFDLSVARTGLTQQEADSSGLKAVSADVHSSDHAGYYADAQPIWVRLTAEQSSGRLLGAQILGYGDAVKRIDVIAALLHSRASVHDLEEHGPGVCAPVFERVGRSAGGRRKGGKGDPGGVTGTKGAAAIKPCPSSPVIPRRSTAPALTGWAL, from the coding sequence GTGGGGGGCGGCTATATCGGGCTGGAGATGGCCGAGGCGCTGAAACGCCGTGGGCTGAGCGTGGTGATGCTGGAAGCGGGGCCGGAACCCGCCGGACGGATGCTCGATCCGGTCAATCGCCGTCTGGTGCGTGGCGAACTGGAGCGCCAGGGCATCGACCTGCGCACGGGCGTGACGGTGGAAGGCCTGACCGCGAAAGCTGGCCGCGTGACGGGCGTACAGACCAGCGCCGGGCGCGTGCGGGCCGATCTGGTCCTGGTGGCAGTCGGCGTGCGTCCGAAGGTGGAACTTGCCCGGTCAGCCGGGGTGCGGCTCGGACAGACCGGAGCGGTGCGCGTGAATGCCCGTCAGCAGACATCGGTGCCGGACATCTATGCAGCGGGCGACAACTGCGAGAGCCTGCACAGAGTCAGCCGCAAACGGGTGCACGTGCCGCTCGGCCTGACCGCCAACCGCATGGGCAGGGTGGCGGGCGTGAACATGGCAGGCGGCGAGGCGCGGTTTCCCGGTATCGTCGGAACTGGCATTTTCAGGGTGTTCGATCTGAGCGTGGCCCGCACCGGCCTGACGCAGCAGGAGGCCGACAGCAGCGGCCTGAAAGCCGTCAGCGCCGATGTGCACAGCAGCGACCATGCGGGCTATTACGCCGACGCCCAGCCCATCTGGGTGCGCCTGACTGCCGAGCAGAGCAGCGGCAGGCTGCTGGGCGCACAGATTCTGGGATACGGCGACGCTGTGAAGCGCATCGACGTGATCGCCGCGCTGCTGCACAGCCGGGCCTCCGTCCATGACCTCGAAGAACATGGACCTGGCGTATGCGCCCCCGTTTTCGAGCGTGTGGGACGTTCTGCTGGTGGCCGCCGGAAAGGTGGGAAAGGTGATCCGGGAGGCGTGACGGGGACGAAGGGGGCTGCTGCAATCAAGCCCTGTCCTTCATCCCCGGTCATACCCCGAAGATCAACCGCTCCCGCTCTTACTGGGTGGGCACTTTGA
- a CDS encoding FAD-dependent oxidoreductase, whose translation MRLNHEVLGVDARAATLSVLDRSSGRTVQEPYDRLLLATGVAPIRPDWLPDSLEGVHVLRDIPDAQGIEATLRGERSGRPSWGAAISGWRWPRR comes from the coding sequence GTGCGGCTGAACCATGAGGTGCTGGGCGTGGATGCACGCGCCGCCACCCTGAGCGTGCTGGACAGAAGCAGCGGGCGAACCGTCCAGGAGCCGTATGACCGCCTGCTGCTGGCGACCGGCGTTGCCCCGATTCGCCCAGACTGGCTACCCGATTCCCTGGAGGGCGTGCATGTGCTGCGCGATATCCCCGATGCCCAGGGAATCGAAGCCACCCTGCGGGGGGAGCGAAGCGGGCGGCCATCGTGGGGGGCGGCTATATCGGGCTGGAGATGGCCGAGGCGCTGA
- a CDS encoding FAD-dependent oxidoreductase yields the protein MRIVVVGGVAAGMSAASRARRQNPDAEVVVFERGDWISYGACGLPYVIGGEVRKGSDQRDGTLHDGTDDEFSVLVARTPTRCAGRASLCG from the coding sequence ATGCGAATCGTGGTGGTAGGCGGAGTGGCGGCGGGAATGAGTGCAGCGAGCCGGGCCAGACGGCAGAACCCGGATGCCGAGGTGGTGGTGTTCGAGCGCGGCGACTGGATCAGTTACGGCGCGTGCGGCCTGCCCTATGTGATCGGCGGCGAAGTACGAAAGGGCAGTGACCAGCGTGACGGCACTCTGCATGACGGCACGGACGACGAATTCAGCGTCCTGGTGGCCCGCACCCCGACCAGATGCGCGGGCAGGGCGTCTCTGTGCGGCTGA
- a CDS encoding DUF2239 family protein, whose amino-acid sequence MSNEPTYTTFVGDLRLVTAPLTQMLAVTKAHLDSKQEAGQSLLIFEDATGQQTDFNFQGTLQDVLDRAVPVQPEPRRSGPGRPKLGVVSREVSLLPRHWEWLEEQPSGASAALRRLIDEARKQTQAQGGISRQRMAAAGRFMTAMAGNLPQFEEASRALYAGDPEALSRQIQEWPDSIRTHLLYLLEPPFAQQP is encoded by the coding sequence ATGTCGAACGAACCCACCTATACCACCTTTGTCGGAGACCTGCGCCTGGTCACGGCGCCGCTCACGCAGATGCTCGCTGTCACCAAGGCGCATCTGGACAGCAAACAGGAGGCCGGGCAGTCCCTGCTGATCTTCGAGGACGCTACCGGGCAGCAGACCGATTTCAATTTTCAGGGCACGCTTCAGGACGTGCTGGACCGCGCCGTGCCCGTCCAGCCGGAACCCAGGCGCAGCGGCCCCGGGCGGCCCAAACTCGGCGTCGTTTCGCGGGAGGTGTCGCTGCTGCCGCGCCACTGGGAATGGCTGGAAGAACAGCCCAGCGGCGCGTCGGCAGCGCTGCGCCGACTGATCGACGAGGCGAGAAAGCAGACCCAGGCCCAGGGCGGAATATCTCGGCAGCGCATGGCAGCGGCGGGCCGCTTTATGACGGCGATGGCCGGGAATCTTCCCCAGTTCGAGGAAGCGTCGCGGGCGCTGTACGCGGGCGATCCTGAAGCGCTCAGCCGCCAGATTCAGGAGTGGCCGGACAGCATTCGGACCCACCTGCTGTATCTGCTGGAACCGCCATTTGCTCAGCAGCCCTGA
- a CDS encoding DUF4034 domain-containing protein: MLRTRQFSALDGQLQAVQQQFEGGDLGERDLIDAFRVFDRPDPALGEHFNAWLEELPASYVAHVALSTWLLARAWAFRGGTTSDLVSDRGRRGLAYYLAQADSCARHAVSLSRNPLAAWNVVAGVARTQGNPLSLHDVEAGAWPDWYVLALEQNPDSLILRRSMLQLLRTEWGGSDSMMLIFLRSLDGKLSSSDRQRLWAQYHSQVSHHALHFAEHEGQALEHARMAADLHPSESAQLLKVLMSVRPALSGGRDVQQAAYEQVLTHLELHPQDRLYHADWAMYRFLDAGNEAFLPRTQRLLDTLARRGDSDAVRLLGRLAIKHKRSGLLRLDVWALLEQATDEGDALAALLLVEYHRAAPADREAADEALLQGANLGQEHCAWQVYQGWSRFEGTRELGDRDRLRFLLVAADNGQNDARVELAALLRAGRAELGADGVLRPIAGKPIQESLDYAKHLLERAAHEGQTEARALLKEARERDWDAGTARVRGRPRAAVWRRLTLTLNSSARPWRLIWVVGFLTITGFRACTQGSSSAPQLDSSSFRQLEPVSPPVTALPGQK; encoded by the coding sequence ATGCTGCGAACGCGCCAGTTTTCCGCCCTCGACGGGCAGTTACAGGCGGTCCAGCAGCAGTTTGAGGGCGGCGATCTGGGCGAGCGTGACCTGATAGATGCTTTCCGGGTCTTCGACCGACCCGATCCCGCGCTGGGTGAGCATTTCAATGCCTGGCTGGAAGAGCTGCCCGCTTCATACGTCGCGCACGTCGCGCTTTCGACCTGGCTGCTGGCGCGTGCCTGGGCCTTTCGGGGTGGCACCACCTCCGATCTGGTCAGCGACCGGGGCAGGCGCGGGCTGGCGTACTATCTGGCTCAGGCCGACAGCTGTGCGCGGCATGCGGTAAGCCTCAGCAGAAATCCGCTGGCAGCCTGGAACGTGGTGGCGGGTGTGGCCCGGACTCAGGGAAACCCGCTGTCGCTGCACGACGTGGAAGCGGGGGCGTGGCCCGACTGGTACGTGTTGGCGCTGGAACAGAATCCCGACAGTCTGATTCTGCGCCGCAGCATGCTGCAACTGCTGCGAACCGAGTGGGGCGGCAGCGATTCCATGATGCTGATATTTCTGCGCTCGCTGGACGGCAAGCTGAGCAGCAGCGACCGGCAGCGGCTGTGGGCGCAGTACCACAGTCAGGTTTCGCACCACGCCCTGCATTTTGCGGAACACGAGGGGCAGGCGCTGGAACATGCCCGCATGGCCGCTGATCTTCACCCCAGCGAGAGCGCTCAGCTCCTGAAGGTGCTGATGTCGGTTCGCCCCGCGCTGTCGGGTGGCCGCGACGTGCAGCAGGCCGCCTATGAACAGGTCCTCACCCACCTCGAACTTCATCCCCAGGATCGTCTGTACCACGCCGACTGGGCCATGTACCGCTTTCTGGATGCCGGAAACGAAGCGTTTCTGCCGCGCACGCAGCGGCTGCTGGACACGCTGGCGCGGCGGGGTGACAGCGACGCGGTGAGGCTGCTGGGACGGCTGGCGATCAAGCACAAACGGAGCGGACTGCTGCGGCTGGACGTGTGGGCGCTGCTGGAGCAGGCGACTGACGAGGGCGACGCGCTGGCTGCCCTGCTGCTGGTCGAATATCACCGGGCCGCGCCAGCAGACCGGGAAGCCGCCGACGAAGCGCTGCTTCAGGGCGCGAATCTGGGGCAGGAGCACTGTGCGTGGCAGGTGTATCAGGGGTGGTCACGGTTCGAGGGAACCCGCGAACTGGGCGACCGCGACCGCCTGCGCTTCCTGCTGGTGGCCGCCGACAACGGGCAGAACGATGCCAGAGTCGAACTGGCGGCCCTGCTGCGGGCGGGCCGGGCCGAACTGGGAGCCGACGGTGTTCTGCGTCCGATTGCCGGGAAGCCGATTCAGGAGAGTCTGGACTATGCCAAGCATCTGCTGGAGCGGGCCGCCCATGAAGGACAGACGGAAGCCCGCGCCCTGTTGAAGGAGGCCAGAGAACGCGACTGGGATGCAGGCACCGCCAGAGTTCGGGGAAGGCCCAGGGCTGCTGTCTGGCGGCGGCTCACGCTGACGCTGAATTCCAGCGCTCGCCCCTGGCGGCTGATCTGGGTGGTGGGGTTTCTGACCATCACGGGCTTCCGGGCGTGTACTCAGGGCAGTTCTTCCGCACCGCAGCTTGATTCCAGTTCATTTCGTCAGCTTGAACCGGTGTCGCCGCCTGTCACGGCGCTGCCCGGGCAGAAATAG
- a CDS encoding HRDC domain-containing protein: MAPSGHTPSRAAPPITGTLSERLRAWRLALAREIDKPAFTILSNAVLDAIVSHRPQNEDELLTVPGMGQKKMESYGAEILRMVQEAGNA, encoded by the coding sequence GTGGCACCGTCCGGCCATACCCCCAGCCGCGCTGCGCCGCCGATCACCGGGACCCTGTCCGAGCGGCTGCGGGCGTGGCGGCTGGCGCTGGCCCGCGAGATCGACAAGCCTGCCTTTACCATCCTGAGCAATGCCGTGCTGGACGCCATCGTCTCGCACAGGCCGCAGAACGAGGACGAACTGCTGACTGTGCCGGGCATGGGCCAGAAGAAGATGGAAAGCTACGGCGCGGAGATTCTGCGGATGGTGCAGGAAGCGGGGAATGCGTAG
- a CDS encoding M15 family metallopeptidase, whose protein sequence is MRRGLILGALVCTCASAQVSPARLVTAYPAFLARLDGHTLLWRNGPATPLDAGHVFTSPADRLDHPDLRELLRQPYPACMPLNAPAYANDPGRARPAAFFGRMYGSSPATVRANLEPVNWFGQTLMFSRVNGAANALRAVEHDLAAQPALRKYLTPSAGTYLWRVVAGSTRQSAHSWGIAIDINTRYSAYWEWSGYREFQRGIPYSNRLPQAVVWAFERHGFVWGGRWYHSDTMHFEYRPELSGC, encoded by the coding sequence ATGCGTAGAGGGCTGATCCTCGGCGCATTGGTATGTACGTGTGCCTCGGCCCAGGTGTCGCCCGCCCGCCTCGTGACCGCCTATCCTGCATTTCTGGCGCGGCTGGACGGCCACACGCTGCTGTGGAGGAACGGCCCGGCCACGCCGCTGGATGCGGGCCACGTCTTCACCTCGCCCGCAGATCGCCTCGATCACCCCGACCTGCGCGAGCTGCTGCGCCAGCCCTACCCGGCCTGCATGCCGCTGAACGCGCCCGCCTATGCGAATGACCCGGGCCGCGCTCGCCCTGCTGCCTTTTTCGGCAGGATGTACGGCAGCAGTCCGGCGACGGTCAGAGCCAACCTGGAGCCGGTCAACTGGTTCGGGCAGACGCTGATGTTCAGCAGGGTAAACGGAGCCGCCAACGCGCTGCGGGCTGTCGAGCACGATCTGGCGGCCCAGCCTGCCCTCAGAAAGTACCTGACGCCCAGTGCGGGCACGTATCTGTGGCGGGTGGTAGCGGGCAGCACGCGCCAGAGCGCTCACAGCTGGGGCATCGCCATCGACATCAATACGCGCTACAGCGCCTACTGGGAGTGGAGCGGCTACCGGGAATTTCAGCGCGGCATTCCATACTCGAACAGGCTGCCGCAGGCGGTCGTGTGGGCTTTCGAGCGGCACGGCTTCGTGTGGGGCGGGCGCTGGTATCACTCTGACACCATGCACTTCGAGTACCGGCCCGAACTGAGCGGGTGCTGA
- a CDS encoding DMT family transporter gives MTSTSSTAPRFRLPPVPALLLAAVSIQGGAALAKTLFPAFGPPAVASLRVLLAAIILAGIWRPRLHQVSRAGWLALVPYGVALGIMNLTYYLSLERIPLALAVTLEFVGPLGVAVLASRRALDFVWVALAAAGLLCIVPWPGAAAATRLDPVGMALALTAGVCWGIYIWAGGRVAQVFSGPQGVSVGMCIAALTTVPFGVVLGTQHGAWSHLSLPALLTALGVAILSSALPYSLEMNALRVLPARVFGILMSLEPAVAAVIGLIFLNEHLRGLQWLAIACVMLASVGVTLTGAKKAEAAVEV, from the coding sequence GTGACCTCGACCTCTTCCACTGCTCCCCGGTTCCGCCTGCCGCCCGTTCCCGCCCTGCTGCTGGCTGCCGTCAGCATTCAGGGCGGGGCGGCGCTCGCCAAGACACTGTTTCCCGCCTTCGGTCCGCCCGCCGTGGCGTCTCTGCGGGTCCTGCTGGCGGCCATCATCCTGGCTGGGATCTGGCGACCCCGGCTGCATCAGGTCAGCCGGGCCGGGTGGCTGGCGCTGGTGCCCTACGGCGTGGCGCTGGGCATCATGAATCTGACGTATTACCTGTCGCTGGAACGCATTCCGCTGGCGCTGGCCGTTACGCTGGAATTCGTGGGGCCGCTGGGCGTGGCGGTCCTGGCGTCGCGGCGGGCGCTCGATTTCGTGTGGGTGGCGCTGGCAGCGGCGGGGCTGCTGTGTATCGTGCCGTGGCCGGGCGCGGCTGCCGCTACCCGGCTCGACCCGGTGGGCATGGCGCTGGCCCTCACGGCAGGCGTGTGCTGGGGCATCTACATCTGGGCAGGCGGGCGGGTGGCACAGGTCTTTTCTGGGCCGCAGGGCGTGTCGGTGGGCATGTGCATCGCGGCGCTCACCACCGTGCCGTTCGGCGTCGTCCTGGGCACGCAGCACGGAGCCTGGAGCCATCTGAGCCTTCCTGCACTCCTGACGGCTCTGGGAGTGGCGATTCTCAGCAGCGCCCTCCCCTACTCGCTGGAGATGAACGCTCTGCGGGTACTGCCTGCAAGGGTCTTCGGCATCCTGATGAGCCTGGAACCCGCCGTCGCCGCCGTCATCGGCCTGATCTTTCTGAACGAACACCTGCGCGGGCTGCAATGGCTGGCGATAGCCTGCGTGATGCTGGCGAGTGTGGGTGTGACGCTGACGGGCGCGAAGAAGGCTGAAGCGGCGGTGGAGGTTTAG
- a CDS encoding HSP90 family protein codes for MEHAFKIDLRGIIDLLSNHLYSDPSVFVRELLQNGVDAITARRNLGEHFEPRISARLSQQENELPTLEFHDTGIGLTEAEVHEFLATIGRSSKRISEARDTFLGQFGIGLLSCFMVSGQIELLTQSALGGPAVRWLAQADGTYTLETLPPRAEAGTTVRLQAREDTDFYFEYEQLSQALANYGAILPYPIHVSDEEQYSHVNADTPPWLAYAQAAPEDRDALKESVLAYARDELRLDAFDVVALHSEQGGVSGVALVLPYSSQSNSRQWHQVYLKRMLLGSDVRNLLPNWAFFVRCLLNVDTLHPTASRESFYEDDALTAARESLDVQLRTYIESLVRDDPKRLDALIALHHLPIKALALENDEFFRLLVHSFEFETSTGRMRLGAYVEGDAPIRLVTNLDQFRQISQVASAYGHSVINAVYTYDVPLLRKYSALMGRELEEVNAQSYALSLEDVTSSGLSDFLERANAALTQCECVVSVKRFEPAELPALLIVTEEVRQLDDIAAAREMASELFADVLDDYEAEYQQFRVSRLHLNLNHSLVQELLHVQDPAVFGRLIQMLYVQAHLLGHHPMRTTELTLLSEGLSDMMRWGIRATHHSTLN; via the coding sequence ATGGAACATGCCTTCAAGATCGACCTGCGGGGCATTATCGACCTGCTCTCCAACCACCTGTATTCCGATCCGAGCGTGTTCGTGCGCGAGCTGCTGCAAAACGGCGTGGACGCTATCACGGCGCGGCGCAATCTGGGCGAACACTTCGAGCCTAGAATCAGCGCCCGCCTGTCGCAGCAGGAAAACGAACTGCCTACCCTCGAATTTCACGACACCGGCATCGGCCTGACCGAAGCCGAGGTGCATGAGTTCCTGGCGACCATCGGGCGCTCCAGCAAGCGCATCAGCGAGGCGCGGGACACCTTCCTGGGGCAGTTCGGCATCGGGCTGCTGTCGTGTTTCATGGTCAGCGGGCAGATCGAACTGCTGACCCAGAGCGCCCTGGGTGGCCCCGCCGTGCGCTGGCTGGCCCAGGCCGACGGCACGTATACCCTGGAAACGCTGCCGCCCCGCGCCGAAGCGGGCACGACGGTCCGCCTCCAGGCCCGCGAGGACACCGACTTCTACTTCGAATACGAGCAGCTCTCGCAGGCGCTGGCGAATTACGGCGCGATCCTTCCCTACCCTATTCACGTCTCGGACGAAGAGCAGTACAGCCACGTCAATGCCGACACCCCACCCTGGCTGGCCTACGCACAGGCCGCGCCCGAAGACCGGGACGCGCTGAAAGAGAGCGTGCTGGCGTATGCCCGCGACGAACTGCGGCTGGACGCCTTCGATGTCGTGGCGCTGCACAGCGAGCAGGGCGGCGTGTCGGGCGTGGCGCTGGTCTTGCCCTACAGCAGCCAGTCGAACAGCCGCCAGTGGCATCAGGTGTATCTGAAGCGCATGCTGCTCGGCAGCGACGTTCGCAACCTCCTGCCAAACTGGGCCTTCTTCGTGCGCTGCCTGCTGAACGTGGATACGCTGCACCCCACGGCGTCGCGCGAGTCATTCTACGAAGACGACGCGCTGACCGCCGCCCGCGAGTCGCTCGACGTGCAGCTGAGGACGTACATCGAGAGTCTGGTCCGAGACGATCCGAAGCGGCTCGACGCCCTGATCGCCCTGCATCATCTGCCGATCAAGGCGCTGGCCCTGGAAAACGACGAGTTCTTCCGGCTGCTCGTCCACAGTTTCGAATTCGAGACCTCGACCGGTCGGATGCGGCTGGGAGCGTATGTGGAGGGCGACGCCCCGATCCGCCTTGTCACGAACCTCGACCAGTTCCGCCAGATTTCCCAGGTCGCCAGCGCGTACGGGCACAGCGTCATCAACGCGGTCTACACCTACGACGTGCCGCTGCTCCGCAAGTACAGCGCCCTGATGGGCCGCGAGCTGGAAGAGGTCAACGCGCAGTCGTATGCGCTGTCGCTGGAAGACGTGACCTCCAGCGGCCTCAGCGACTTTCTGGAGCGTGCCAACGCCGCTCTGACCCAGTGCGAATGCGTGGTGAGCGTCAAGCGCTTCGAGCCTGCCGAACTGCCCGCCCTGCTGATCGTGACCGAGGAGGTGCGCCAGCTCGACGACATCGCGGCGGCGCGTGAGATGGCAAGCGAACTGTTCGCAGACGTGCTGGACGACTACGAGGCCGAATACCAGCAGTTCCGGGTATCGCGGCTGCACCTGAACCTGAACCACAGTCTGGTGCAGGAACTGCTGCACGTTCAGGACCCGGCGGTTTTTGGCCGACTGATCCAGATGCTGTATGTCCAGGCGCATCTGCTGGGACACCACCCGATGCGGACGACCGAACTGACCCTGCTGAGCGAGGGGCTGTCGGACATGATGCGCTGGGGTATCCGCGCCACTCACCACAGCACCCTGAACTGA